One Panicum virgatum strain AP13 chromosome 9K, P.virgatum_v5, whole genome shotgun sequence genomic region harbors:
- the LOC120652802 gene encoding histone H2A-like translates to MDNTGTGAGGKVKKGAGGRKTGGPRKKSVTRSVKAGLQFPVGRIGRYLKKGRYAQRVGSGAPVYLAAVLEYLAAEVLELAGNAARDNKKTRIIPRHVLLAIRNDEELGKLLSGVTIAHGGVLPNINPVLLPKKTAEKASSGGSKEAKSPKKAAKSPKKA, encoded by the exons ATGGACAACACCGGCACCGGAGCTGGCGGCAAGGTGAAGAAGGGAGCCGGTGGGCGCAAGACAGGCGGGCCAAGGAAGAAGTCGGTGACGAGGTCCGTGAAGGCTGGGCTCCAGTTCCCCGTCGGCCGTATCGGGCGCTACCTCAAGAAGGGCCGCTACGCGCAGCGCGTCGGCAGTGGTGCCCCCGtctacctcgccgccgtcctcgagtATCTCGCCGCTGAG GttctggagctcgccggcaacgcgGCCAGGGACAACAAGAAGACGCGCATCATCCCCCGCCACGTGCTCCTGGCGATCCGCAACGACGAGGAGCTCGGGAAGCTGCTCTCCGGCGTCACCATCGCCCACGGCGGCGTCCTCCCCAACATCAACCCGGTCCTGCTGCCCAAGAAGACGGCGGAGAAGGCGTCCAGTGGCGGCAGCAAGGAGGCCAAGTCGCCGAAGAAGGCGGCCAAGTCCCCCAAGAAGGCATAG
- the LOC120652803 gene encoding glycine-rich RNA-binding protein 4, mitochondrial-like, protein MMMRGGRLMGLSSQVLGMRCFSTEIFVSRLSFYTTEEELKDIFSPFGNVKEARLMRDRQTGRMKGFGFVKYSSQAEADKAVKAMNGRILRGRLVFVEMAQGPKSE, encoded by the exons ATGATGATGCGAGGAGGGAGGCTGATGGGTTTGTCCTCTCAGGTTCTGGGCATGAGGTGCTTCAGCACAGAGATATTTGTGAGCA GGTTATCATTTTATACAACAGAGGAAGAGCTCAAAGATATCTTTTCACCATTTGGCAATGTAAAGGAAG CCCGACTTATGAGAGATCGCCAAACTGGAAGGATGAAAGGATTTGGTTTTGTCAAATATTCATCGCAAGCCGAGGCAGATAAAGCTGTTAAGGCAATGAATGGAAGA ATACTACGCGGAAGATTGGTTTTTGTGGAGATGGCCCAGGGACCCAAAAGCGAGTAG
- the LOC120648839 gene encoding histone H2B.4-like isoform X2 translates to MAPKAQKKPAEKKPAEEKADKSAGKEAGEKKGKKKAKKSVETYKIYIFKVLKQVHPNIGISSKAMFIMNSFINNIFEKLAQEAARLAHYNKKPTITSRKIQTSVRLVLPGKLAKHAISEGTKAVTKFASN, encoded by the exons ATGGCGCCCAAGGCTCAGAAGAAGCCCGCGGAGAAGAAGccggcggaggagaaggccgACAAG TCCGCCGGCAAGGAGGCCGgtgagaagaaggggaagaagaaggccaAAAAGAGCGTGGAGACCTACaaaatctacatcttcaaggtGCTCAAGCAGGTGCACCCGAACATCGGCATCTCCTCCAAGGCCATGTtcatcatgaactccttcatcaaCAACATCTTCGAGAAGCTGGCGCAGGAGGCCGCCCGCCTCGCCCACTACAACAAGAAGCCCACCATCACCTCCCGCAAGATCCAGACCTCCGTGCGCCTCGTCCTCCCCGGCAAGCTCGCCAAGCACGCCATCTCTGAGGGCACCAAGGCCGTCACGAAGTTCGCCAGCAACTGA
- the LOC120648839 gene encoding histone H2B.1-like isoform X1, giving the protein MAPKAQKKPAEKKPAEEKADKAEKTPAGKKPKSEKHLPASKSAGKEAGEKKGKKKAKKSVETYKIYIFKVLKQVHPNIGISSKAMFIMNSFINNIFEKLAQEAARLAHYNKKPTITSRKIQTSVRLVLPGKLAKHAISEGTKAVTKFASN; this is encoded by the coding sequence ATGGCGCCCAAGGCTCAGAAGAAGCCCGCGGAGAAGAAGccggcggaggagaaggccgACAAGGCGGAGAAGACGCCCGCGGGGAAGAAGCCAAAGTCAGAGAAGCACCTCCCCGCCTCCAAGTCCGCCGGCAAGGAGGCCGgtgagaagaaggggaagaagaaggccaAAAAGAGCGTGGAGACCTACaaaatctacatcttcaaggtGCTCAAGCAGGTGCACCCGAACATCGGCATCTCCTCCAAGGCCATGTtcatcatgaactccttcatcaaCAACATCTTCGAGAAGCTGGCGCAGGAGGCCGCCCGCCTCGCCCACTACAACAAGAAGCCCACCATCACCTCCCGCAAGATCCAGACCTCCGTGCGCCTCGTCCTCCCCGGCAAGCTCGCCAAGCACGCCATCTCTGAGGGCACCAAGGCCGTCACGAAGTTCGCCAGCAACTGA
- the LOC120652804 gene encoding ATP synthase subunit b', chloroplastic-like translates to MATTLMAAATTSCSPRRAAPLLMKPVASSSSSSARPRRPLAQQLPRLLATAAAAVAAAPLPALAEQMEKAALFDFNLTLPAIATEFLLLMVALDKLYFTPLGKFMDERDAKIRGELGDVKDASEEVKQLEEQAAAIMKAARAEIAAALNKMKKETTAELEAKLDEGRRRVEAELVEALANLESQKEEAVKALDAQIASLSDEIVKKVLPSA, encoded by the coding sequence ATGGCGACGACCCTGATGGCTGCGGCCACCACCTCCTGctccccgcgccgcgcggcgccgctcctgatgaagccggtggcctcctcctcgtctagctcggcgcggccgcggcggcccttGGCGCAGCAGCTCCCGCGGCtgctggcgacggcggcggcggcggtggcggccgcgccgctcccgGCGCTGGCGGAGCAGATGGAGAAGGCGGCGCTCTTCGACTTCAACCTGACGCTCCCGGCGATCGCGACCGAGTTCCTGCTGCTCATGGTCGCGCTGGACAAGCTCTACTTCACGCCGCTCGGCAAGTTCATGGACGAGCGGGACGCCAAgatccgcggcgagctcggcgacgTCAAGGACGCCTCCGAGGAGGTCAAGCAGCTGGAGGAGCAGGCCGCCGCCATCATgaaggcggcgcgcgccgaGATCGCCGCGGCGCTCAACAAGATGAAGAAGGAGACCACCGCCGAGCTGGAGGCCAAGCTGgacgagggccgccgccgcgtcgaggCCGAGCTCGTCGAGGCGCTCGCCAACCTCGAATCCCAGAAGGAGGAGGCCGTCAAGGCGCTCGACGCGCAGATCGCCTCGCTCAGCGACGAGATCGTCAAGAAGGTGCTCCCATCCGCGTGA
- the LOC120652805 gene encoding organelle RRM domain-containing protein 2, mitochondrial-like: MAHSASSSALLRRLVCSSTPASSVFRATVCSSSSGSGPSHTPPPPSSIFSDDAEVANVPPLTTPKLFVSGLSRLTTDEKLQGAFAPFGRLLEAKVVTDRVSGRSKGFGFVRYATIDEAEKARQEMNAKFLDGWVIFVDPAKPRQPKPAPQQDTRSSHAGFTTNKTVGWCG, from the exons ATGGCCCACTCCGCCTCCTCttccgccctgctccgccgcctcgtCTGCAGCTCCACCCCAGCCTCCTCCGTGTTTCGCGCTACCGTTTGCTCCTCCTCTTCCGGCTCCGGCCCGTCGCACACCCCGCCTCCTCCGTCCTCCATATTCAGCGACGATGCGGAGGTTGCCAACGTGCCACCGCTCACCACCCCCAAGCTATTCGTCAGCG GCCTTTCAAGGCTAACAACAGATGAGAAGCTCCAAGGCGCGTTTGCTCCTTTTGGTAGGCTCCTTGAAG CAAAAGTTGTGACGGATAGAGTTTCCGGGAGGTCAAAGGGTTTCGGTTTCGTGAGATATGCCACTATAGACGAGGCTGAGAAAGCACGGCAGGAGATGAACGCTAAGTTTCTGGATGGATGGGTCATCTTCGTCGATCCTGCCAAACCAAGGCAACCAAAGCCTGCTCCTCAGCAGGACACCCGTTCTTCACACGCTGGCTTCACAACGAACAAGACAGTAGGATGGTGTGGCTAA